One genomic window of Daphnia pulex isolate KAP4 chromosome 10, ASM2113471v1 includes the following:
- the LOC124206059 gene encoding serine protease hepsin-like isoform X1 has product MPRWIRAQYALRQATVKIVTNAECNALSYGGKIKPQQFCATTYGKDSCHWCQGDSCGPNLRAINRLCESSIYMEFTPKWHFSGTALILTCRNKETLLDDQIIFPKSRRPKSGLRCIYLCSS; this is encoded by the exons ATGCCAAG ATGGATCCGCGCCCAATATGCTCTGCGACAAGCAACTGTCAAGATTGTTACTAATGCCGAATGTAATGCCTTATCATACGGAGGCAAAATTAAGCCCCAGCAGTTCTGTGCAACAACTTATGGAAAAGACTCGTGTCATTGGTGTCAA GGTGACAGCTGCGGGCCGAATCTGCGAGCTATTAATCG GCTGTGCGAATCCAGCATTTACATGGAGTTTACGCCAAAGTGGCATTTTTCCGGAACTGCATTAATACTTACATGCAGGAACAAGGAAACACTACTTGACGACCAGATTATATTTCCGAAGTCCAGGCGACCCAAATCTGGATTACGGTGTATCTATCTATGCTCATCCTGa
- the LOC124206059 gene encoding uncharacterized protein LOC124206059 isoform X2 — MGKGNLKFDGSAPNMLCDKQLSRLLLMPNVMPYHTEAKLSPSSSVQQLMEKTRVIGVKVTAAGRICELLIGCANPAFTWSLRQSGIFPELH; from the exons ATGGGAAAGGGGAATCTCAAATTTG ATGGATCCGCGCCCAATATGCTCTGCGACAAGCAACTGTCAAGATTGTTACTAATGCCGAATGTAATGCCTTATCATACGGAGGCAAAATTAAGCCCCAGCAGTTCTGTGCAACAACTTATGGAAAAGACTCGTGTCATTGGTGTCAA GGTGACAGCTGCGGGCCGAATCTGCGAGCTATTAATCG GCTGTGCGAATCCAGCATTTACATGGAGTTTACGCCAAAGTGGCATTTTTCCGGAACTGCATTAA